In Toxoplasma gondii ME49 chromosome VIII, whole genome shotgun sequence, a single genomic region encodes these proteins:
- a CDS encoding hypothetical protein (encoded by transcript TGME49_270360): MQNGVFTRENADFLVKSGADSPSSQSLLLRTSPSPLSLPRRRFIFLRSASVDLSERSSLACLAPFFCLASGVCLRSAFSLPFFARRGRPCLFFIFIFFFRVSFTANFRGKRVKMAASTIPISQWPSLLYAPPSSPANPAVEALPEMQFDDLHYPRQMLLCRGAGYSLEQCNRMAQPDARVTPENPAEKLLKEEAVAAIACLSQREGGKDEQCRYYIERMYKLANKEKQPEPGTLSKASTLACKLLGIHRPEA, from the exons atgcagaacggCGTTTttacgcgagaaaacgcagatTTCCTTGTCAAGTCTGGCGCGgattcgccttcttcacagtctctgcttctccggaCGTCTCCTTCACCTTTATCTCTGCCCAGGCGTCGTTTCATTTTCCTTAGATCCGCAAGCGTCGATCTCTCAGAACGTTCCtccctcgcctgtctcgccccgttcttctgtctcgcctccggCGTTTGCCTTCGgagcgccttctcgcttcctttctttgcGAGGCGGGGACGCccgtgtctgtttttcattttcatttttttctttcgagtCTCGTTTACAGCGAACTTCCGAGGGAAAAGAGTCAAAATGGCGGCGTCGACCATACCGATTTCTCAGTGGCCTTCGCTCCTGTACGCGCCCCCAAGTTCTCCTGCAAATCCTGCAGTCGAGGCTCTTCCGGAAATGCAGTTCGACGATCTTCACTATCCAAGGCAAatgcttctctgcagaggtGCCGGGTACTCTCTGGAACAGTGCAATCGCATGGCACAG CCTGACGCCCGTGTGACTCCAGAGAACCCagcagagaagctgctgaaggaagaagcggttGCAGCCATTGCCTGTTTGTctcagagagaagggggaaaagATGAACAATGCAGGTACTACATTGAACGCATGTACAAGCTCgcgaacaaggagaaa